A single Methanolobus sp. ZRKC5 DNA region contains:
- a CDS encoding disulfide reductase has protein sequence MEYFAGVSDALRLTFVQVMIMANLSIGIFIIGMYINIKKWGMGSTGYGQAPSKSILAFPKMLMYQMSEHAHAHNQSVLETFVLDIVFQRRILRRSPLRWFMHFTIFVGWMVLFVMSLAMFLVEMIHMVTAKMGIHGLPEFLDPEIFREILAVPNDIFSYILLVGIIIAIYRRLFVAKMREATIAYDSVLLIGLTVITVSGFIADGIRTGRFWGFAMPVEWAPPASLFHVIISLLFCIAYIPFSKYIHMIAIPLALLANKGGE, from the coding sequence ATGGAGTATTTTGCAGGCGTAAGTGACGCCTTAAGACTTACATTTGTGCAGGTTATGATAATGGCAAACCTGTCCATTGGTATTTTCATTATAGGAATGTATATAAACATAAAGAAGTGGGGAATGGGTTCCACCGGCTATGGACAGGCGCCTTCAAAAAGCATCCTTGCCTTCCCTAAGATGCTCATGTACCAGATGAGCGAGCATGCCCATGCCCACAACCAATCTGTTCTGGAAACCTTTGTCCTTGACATAGTATTCCAGAGAAGGATACTGAGAAGAAGTCCTCTCAGATGGTTCATGCACTTCACTATTTTCGTTGGCTGGATGGTTCTTTTCGTAATGTCCCTTGCAATGTTCCTTGTAGAAATGATACACATGGTAACTGCAAAGATGGGAATTCACGGACTTCCCGAGTTTTTAGACCCTGAGATATTCAGAGAAATACTTGCAGTACCAAACGACATATTCAGTTACATACTACTTGTAGGAATTATAATCGCAATATACAGGAGACTCTTCGTTGCAAAGATGAGAGAAGCCACAATTGCATATGACTCAGTACTTCTTATCGGACTCACCGTTATCACAGTATCAGGATTCATTGCAGACGGAATCAGAACCGGAAGATTCTGGGGATTCGCTATGCCTGTTGAATGGGCACCGCCAGCATCACTGTTCCACGTAATCATTTCACTGCTGTTCTGTATAGCATACATCCCATTCAGCAAGTACATACACATGATCGCAATACCACTCGCACTCCTTGCAAACAAGGGAGGAGAATAA
- a CDS encoding DUF424 family protein, translating into MYIKIHKSGDTTIVALCDRELIGKTLKEGDITVTITEEFYKGELISEEDAIKIISKASNINIFGDKAVSCAVKCGAVNQNNVRIINEVAHAQVFRL; encoded by the coding sequence ATGTATATCAAGATCCACAAATCAGGTGACACAACTATCGTTGCTCTATGCGACAGGGAATTGATAGGAAAAACCCTTAAAGAAGGAGATATCACTGTTACAATAACAGAAGAATTCTACAAAGGGGAACTCATATCAGAGGAAGATGCTATAAAAATTATATCAAAGGCATCAAATATCAACATATTTGGCGATAAAGCAGTTTCATGCGCCGTTAAATGCGGTGCAGTAAATCAAAATAATGTACGGATTATTAATGAAGTAGCACATGCCCAGGTATTCAGGCTATAA
- a CDS encoding (Fe-S)-binding protein produces MAKREPSINTENFTAVQLMELDSCSRCGECVEWCPTYDASGQKPGLAPRDKILRWREYMNKSYGLRAKLFGPKEIPEEEIEEFKDDVYGCTTCGMCATVCESGINTVELWESMRANLVKRGNGPFGKQGAFLKLIGQYKNPYMADNKDRTNWFPEDVKIEEKAEVLYYGGCTAELRQRKLALATARVLNKLGIKFTMLGEDEICCGSALIRTGQYYVDDIAKKNAQTNIDNIAARGAKTVLYACAGCYRSSLIDWPRLTGQELPFKVVHITEFLQDLIEKGDIKWEKSIDKKVTYHDPCHLGRHVGVYEPPRAVLEAIPGIEFVEMDRVEENQRCCGAGGGVKAGIPDLALGVASTRVEDALATKADLLSSACPFCKRNLSDGRDAIGAKELEVEDVIVLTAEAMGIDLSDTPDE; encoded by the coding sequence ATGGCAAAACGTGAACCTTCAATTAATACAGAGAATTTTACAGCAGTCCAGCTCATGGAACTGGACTCATGCAGTCGTTGTGGCGAATGTGTGGAATGGTGTCCAACATACGATGCATCCGGACAAAAGCCCGGACTTGCACCAAGGGACAAGATCCTCAGGTGGAGAGAGTACATGAATAAGTCCTATGGACTTCGTGCAAAACTCTTTGGCCCAAAGGAGATCCCCGAAGAAGAAATAGAAGAATTCAAAGACGATGTATACGGCTGTACAACCTGTGGTATGTGTGCAACAGTCTGTGAATCGGGAATCAACACCGTCGAACTCTGGGAATCCATGCGCGCAAACCTCGTGAAACGTGGAAACGGTCCATTCGGCAAGCAGGGTGCTTTCCTCAAACTCATTGGACAGTACAAGAATCCCTACATGGCAGACAACAAGGACAGGACAAACTGGTTCCCTGAAGACGTCAAGATCGAAGAAAAAGCAGAAGTGCTCTACTATGGAGGATGTACTGCAGAGCTTAGACAGAGAAAGCTTGCACTTGCAACAGCACGTGTACTCAATAAGTTAGGCATCAAGTTCACAATGCTCGGTGAAGATGAGATATGCTGTGGTTCTGCACTTATCAGAACAGGGCAGTACTATGTCGATGATATTGCAAAGAAAAATGCACAGACAAACATAGACAATATCGCTGCAAGAGGTGCAAAAACAGTACTGTACGCATGTGCAGGATGTTACAGATCATCACTCATTGACTGGCCAAGACTCACAGGACAGGAACTTCCATTCAAGGTAGTTCACATCACAGAGTTCCTGCAGGATCTCATCGAGAAGGGCGATATCAAATGGGAGAAATCCATTGACAAGAAGGTTACATACCACGACCCATGCCACCTTGGACGTCACGTTGGAGTATATGAACCACCAAGAGCTGTGCTCGAAGCAATCCCAGGAATCGAATTTGTCGAAATGGACAGAGTCGAAGAGAACCAGCGTTGCTGTGGAGCTGGCGGTGGTGTCAAGGCAGGTATTCCAGATCTTGCACTCGGTGTTGCATCAACACGTGTTGAAGATGCACTTGCAACAAAGGCTGACCTCCTTTCAAGCGCCTGCCCATTCTGTAAAAGAAATCTCAGTGATGGAAGAGATGCAATCGGTGCAAAGGAACTTGAGGTTGAGGATGTCATTGTTCTGACTGCAGAAGCAATGGGAATCGACCTTAGCGACACACCAGACGAGTGA
- a CDS encoding DUF116 domain-containing protein, translating into MYRTIGILVTIIVVLSVLLALIALAVSRISLNRHVWLAGFFAGILDFFYMPLKYFFYKFSDPRILDKWMVSLKNISNKNEFSKTQKRMIIAPHCMRSMDCPAISTRTGIQCVSCGKCVFSELKDDAKKYGYDLYIVTGSSFVKHVLKEKNYDAALLIACDYELNKVMMGLKGKNLITYGIPMLNDGCFNTKVEYDEVIKTLEMFSE; encoded by the coding sequence ATGTATAGAACAATAGGAATATTGGTTACTATAATCGTTGTATTGTCCGTTCTGCTGGCACTCATTGCCTTGGCCGTAAGCCGCATTAGCCTTAACAGGCATGTATGGCTTGCAGGTTTCTTTGCCGGAATACTTGACTTCTTTTATATGCCCTTGAAATATTTCTTTTATAAATTCTCAGACCCACGAATACTTGACAAATGGATGGTATCCCTTAAGAACATTTCAAACAAGAATGAGTTCAGTAAGACTCAAAAGCGCATGATAATAGCACCTCACTGTATGCGTTCCATGGATTGTCCTGCAATATCCACAAGAACAGGGATACAATGTGTTTCCTGTGGTAAATGCGTATTTAGCGAACTTAAGGACGATGCAAAAAAATACGGATATGACCTCTATATCGTAACAGGCTCATCATTTGTAAAACATGTTCTGAAGGAGAAGAACTACGATGCAGCTTTGCTGATAGCCTGTGATTATGAGCTAAACAAGGTTATGATGGGACTTAAAGGGAAGAACCTGATAACATATGGTATTCCCATGCTCAATGATGGGTGTTTCAATACAAAAGTTGAGTATGATGAAGTGATTAAAACGTTAGAGATGTTTTCTGAGTGA
- a CDS encoding phosphoserine phosphatase — MTDIDVSSMNEKELKNKVNDIRTQVGHHERELKGIFRELKLHRTNTDDLKKKRDGLNSKVKGLVAKARDVKSKRDSINAKIAALKSSRNVVNEKTRKFSDNINELKTKRDDLNKLSKGSVETLSKAYAADLDLFLNADIPLKHEIDLFSRLIDLKERLGAAFDANDIHQKLMQTYEASKDVFDSREDFGDEIGKLAEESQKYHLEMIDFYNQADEFRKAADEAHSQISEKYAVTAPIREKIDPLKKKIELLRDELGVYLEKLNDIQIEKDDKKQEEHLVVAKEKLEKSGRLSLEDLKVLMEKGDLKF, encoded by the coding sequence ATGACTGATATAGATGTTTCATCAATGAATGAAAAAGAGCTGAAGAACAAAGTAAACGACATTCGTACTCAAGTAGGCCACCATGAGCGTGAACTTAAAGGTATCTTCAGGGAACTCAAACTTCATCGAACCAACACAGATGACTTAAAAAAGAAGCGTGATGGTCTTAATTCCAAGGTAAAGGGTCTGGTGGCAAAGGCACGTGATGTCAAGTCTAAGAGAGATTCTATCAATGCAAAGATAGCTGCCTTGAAATCTTCAAGAAATGTGGTTAATGAAAAGACACGTAAGTTCTCAGATAATATCAATGAACTCAAGACAAAGAGGGATGATCTCAACAAGTTATCCAAGGGTAGTGTTGAAACACTTTCAAAAGCCTATGCTGCAGACCTTGATCTCTTCCTGAATGCTGATATTCCGTTGAAACATGAGATCGATCTCTTTAGCAGGTTGATAGATCTTAAAGAGCGTCTTGGAGCAGCATTTGATGCAAACGATATCCATCAGAAATTAATGCAAACATATGAAGCTTCAAAAGATGTGTTTGATTCAAGGGAAGACTTTGGTGATGAGATTGGTAAGCTTGCAGAAGAATCCCAGAAATATCATCTTGAAATGATAGATTTCTATAATCAGGCTGATGAATTCAGAAAAGCTGCCGATGAAGCACACTCTCAGATATCGGAGAAATATGCTGTAACTGCGCCTATAAGGGAAAAGATCGATCCTCTTAAGAAGAAGATTGAATTGCTTAGAGATGAGCTTGGTGTCTATCTTGAAAAGCTCAACGATATCCAGATTGAAAAAGATGACAAGAAGCAGGAAGAACATCTCGTGGTTGCCAAAGAGAAACTGGAGAAGAGTG
- a CDS encoding minichromosome maintenance protein MCM, whose amino-acid sequence MTEGKWDEKFVVFLKKYYWDSVLQLANNYPDQRSLEVEFSDLEIFDREIASELLFNPDEVMPSADNALQQIDLPVEKSLIDAKVRFVRIPNKIPNRDLRSKHLLQFVAIEGMIRKATEVRPKVLNAAFQCMRCEHVTMVPQTEIKFIEPIDCENETCGRKGPFKILINQSVFIDAQKLQIQESPENLKGGSQPQSLDVDIEDDLAGIVKPGDRVIINGVLRSHQRTTREGKSPFYDLVLHANSIEYMDLEFDELEISPEEEEEIRAMSKDPEIYSKMIGSIAPSIYGYEDVKEALSLQLFSGVAKHLPDGSRVRGDIHMLFIGDPGVAKSQLLRYMVKLSPRGVFASGKSASSSGLTAAAVKDDLGDGRWTLEAGALVMADMGIAAVDEMDKMSTEDKSALHEAMEQQTISVAKAGILATLKSRCALLGAANPKYGRFDRYEGIAQQINMPPALISRFDMIFVMLDTPNEDLDSRIAKHILKSHYAGELSEQRKNLPSSTVTQEQVDDHMEVIKPVIDADMLRKYIAYSRRNIFPVMEEDAREHLVKFYMDLRKMGDGKDAPVPVTARQLEALVRLAEASARLRLSNVATMEDAKRTTKIVYSCLRQVGVDPDTGAFDVDIIASGTSKSQRDKIKIIKEVIKMVGEKHPGGKAPLEEVYTEAQNQQIDRQHAEELISKMRRSGDLIKPDKEHVKVV is encoded by the coding sequence ATGACTGAAGGTAAGTGGGACGAAAAATTCGTAGTGTTCCTTAAAAAATATTATTGGGATAGCGTTCTGCAACTCGCGAACAACTATCCTGACCAGCGTAGTCTGGAAGTTGAGTTCTCCGATCTTGAGATATTTGACAGGGAAATTGCCAGTGAACTTCTTTTCAACCCGGATGAGGTAATGCCCAGTGCAGACAATGCACTTCAGCAGATCGATCTCCCTGTTGAGAAAAGCCTTATTGATGCAAAGGTCCGTTTTGTAAGGATCCCTAATAAGATACCTAACAGAGATCTGCGTAGCAAACATCTCCTACAGTTCGTTGCAATTGAGGGTATGATCCGTAAGGCAACAGAAGTTCGGCCTAAGGTGCTCAATGCTGCATTCCAGTGCATGCGGTGTGAACATGTGACAATGGTTCCCCAGACAGAGATCAAATTTATAGAACCTATTGACTGTGAAAATGAAACATGTGGCCGAAAAGGTCCGTTCAAGATACTTATAAACCAGTCTGTTTTCATTGATGCTCAGAAACTCCAGATACAGGAATCTCCTGAGAACCTTAAAGGTGGTTCACAACCTCAAAGTCTTGATGTAGATATCGAGGATGACCTTGCAGGTATTGTGAAACCCGGAGATCGTGTTATTATCAATGGAGTTCTGCGTTCTCATCAGAGAACCACCAGAGAAGGTAAATCTCCTTTCTATGATCTGGTCTTACATGCTAATTCCATAGAATACATGGATTTGGAGTTTGATGAACTTGAGATAAGCCCTGAAGAAGAGGAGGAGATTCGTGCCATGAGCAAGGATCCGGAAATCTACAGTAAAATGATCGGTTCAATAGCTCCTTCTATTTATGGTTATGAGGATGTGAAAGAAGCCCTTTCACTTCAATTGTTTTCAGGCGTTGCCAAACATCTGCCGGATGGGTCCAGAGTGCGTGGTGATATTCATATGCTTTTTATAGGTGATCCGGGTGTTGCAAAAAGTCAGCTGCTTCGTTACATGGTCAAACTCTCTCCAAGGGGAGTTTTTGCATCAGGTAAGAGTGCTTCTTCAAGTGGTCTTACTGCCGCAGCAGTAAAGGATGATCTGGGAGATGGTCGCTGGACATTGGAGGCAGGTGCCCTTGTTATGGCAGATATGGGAATTGCTGCAGTGGACGAAATGGATAAGATGAGCACAGAGGACAAAAGTGCACTCCACGAAGCAATGGAACAGCAAACCATAAGTGTAGCAAAAGCCGGAATTCTTGCGACACTGAAGTCGCGATGTGCGCTTCTTGGTGCTGCAAATCCAAAATACGGGCGTTTTGACAGGTATGAGGGCATAGCCCAACAGATTAACATGCCACCTGCCCTGATCTCAAGATTTGATATGATATTTGTCATGCTGGATACACCGAACGAGGATCTGGATTCAAGGATAGCAAAACACATTCTCAAGTCACATTATGCCGGTGAACTCTCTGAGCAGCGTAAGAACCTGCCTTCAAGCACTGTTACTCAGGAACAGGTCGACGACCATATGGAAGTTATCAAGCCTGTCATTGATGCAGATATGCTCAGGAAGTATATTGCCTATTCAAGAAGGAATATCTTCCCGGTAATGGAGGAGGATGCACGTGAGCATCTTGTCAAGTTCTACATGGATTTGCGAAAGATGGGGGATGGTAAAGATGCTCCTGTTCCGGTCACTGCGCGTCAGCTAGAAGCCCTTGTAAGACTTGCCGAGGCAAGCGCACGTTTGCGTCTCAGCAATGTTGCGACAATGGAAGATGCCAAAAGAACTACCAAAATAGTTTATTCATGTCTACGTCAGGTCGGTGTTGACCCTGATACAGGTGCATTTGATGTAGACATCATAGCTTCCGGCACAAGCAAGAGCCAAAGGGATAAAATAAAGATAATTAAGGAAGTCATTAAAATGGTCGGTGAAAAGCATCCCGGTGGAAAGGCACCACTTGAAGAGGTCTATACGGAGGCTCAGAACCAACAGATAGACCGGCAACATGCTGAAGAGCTGATATCCAAGATGAGACGTTCCGGTGATTTAATAAAACCCGATAAAGAACATGTAAAGGTAGTTTGA
- a CDS encoding TMEM165/GDT1 family protein, with product MIQDIVIPFLLVGLAELGDKTQLAVLVLSTKTTKYVSLLAGVMLAFILTDGLAILLGNFIANRIPMDYVQIGAGILFIIFGLTTLLNRKDDDDDGSYELKSPFMSGFALILVSEMGDKTQLASALFATQYDPVLVFIGVVLALLILSSMAVYVGRILMERIDKKTISTAAGVLFIVIGVSFFL from the coding sequence ATGATTCAGGACATTGTTATTCCATTCCTGCTTGTTGGCCTCGCTGAATTGGGTGATAAAACCCAGCTTGCAGTGCTTGTCCTGTCTACAAAGACCACAAAATATGTTTCGCTACTTGCTGGTGTAATGCTTGCCTTCATATTGACGGATGGTCTTGCTATCCTTTTAGGGAATTTCATAGCAAACAGGATTCCCATGGACTATGTGCAGATAGGTGCAGGCATACTGTTCATAATATTTGGCCTAACAACGCTGCTGAACAGGAAAGATGATGATGACGATGGCTCTTATGAACTGAAAAGTCCATTTATGTCTGGATTTGCTCTAATCCTTGTTTCTGAGATGGGGGATAAGACGCAACTTGCATCTGCTCTCTTTGCCACACAGTACGATCCTGTACTTGTGTTCATAGGGGTGGTACTTGCTTTACTCATCTTGTCCTCTATGGCTGTATATGTTGGAAGGATATTAATGGAAAGGATTGACAAGAAAACCATTTCCACAGCTGCAGGTGTCCTGTTCATTGTGATTGGTGTCTCATTCTTCCTTTGA
- a CDS encoding DUF116 domain-containing protein: MQIPYELLGKVFIILAIAAMVVLGIALLLGAYSFKKHRILFPNFVLFILYLFYGPAKWICRIFGIKDTLVDEILVEVRNAVMLEGFRKINNNRVIFLPQCLRHPNCKARCDPLIGYECKMCGLCDIGTICKAAKERNFKVYVIPGGSFVKKIIKARRPESCIGVACYPELSESMQGASPFMIVQGVSLLQDGCYNTKVDVEEVIRKMEECDV, encoded by the coding sequence ATGCAAATCCCTTATGAATTACTTGGTAAGGTCTTTATTATACTCGCAATAGCTGCAATGGTAGTGCTGGGAATAGCATTATTACTTGGAGCTTACAGTTTTAAGAAACATAGAATACTGTTTCCCAATTTTGTCCTGTTCATTCTTTACCTGTTCTACGGCCCTGCAAAATGGATATGCAGGATATTTGGTATCAAGGACACTCTGGTCGACGAGATATTAGTAGAAGTCCGTAACGCTGTTATGCTGGAAGGATTCAGGAAAATCAACAATAACAGGGTTATATTCCTGCCACAATGTCTGCGCCATCCGAATTGTAAAGCCCGCTGTGACCCTTTGATAGGATACGAATGCAAAATGTGTGGCCTTTGTGACATAGGAACCATATGTAAAGCTGCTAAGGAGAGAAACTTTAAGGTTTATGTAATACCTGGTGGTAGCTTTGTTAAAAAAATAATAAAAGCCAGACGGCCTGAAAGCTGCATAGGAGTAGCATGTTATCCGGAACTGTCAGAATCCATGCAGGGAGCATCACCTTTTATGATAGTACAGGGAGTTTCATTATTGCAGGATGGATGTTATAACACTAAAGTAGACGTTGAAGAAGTGATCAGGAAAATGGAGGAATGCGATGTATAG
- a CDS encoding RNA methyltransferase translates to MDLRIVLVEPLYQGNVGSVTRAMKNFGFSDLVLVNPCKLEGEARAMSSHARDLLENARIVSTLEEAIDDCSIIIGTTGISGSRFDLHLRVPGYSPAQMKERLNGLSGRVAILFGREDNGFAKEELKKCDMIMTIPTSDIYPVMNLSHAVAVVLYELSEITNGDTPLADPFDIQLLYEHLTELLNDIDYPEHKREKTELMLRRIFGRACLLPREVQTLRGIIRKMQRQYIGESDSDDDDI, encoded by the coding sequence ATGGACCTTAGAATAGTACTTGTTGAACCCCTGTATCAGGGAAATGTTGGCTCTGTTACAAGGGCAATGAAAAATTTCGGTTTTTCTGACCTTGTGCTTGTAAATCCCTGTAAACTTGAAGGGGAAGCAAGGGCTATGTCTTCACATGCAAGGGACTTGCTGGAAAATGCAAGAATAGTTTCAACTCTTGAAGAGGCTATTGATGACTGTAGTATTATCATAGGTACTACGGGTATTTCCGGTTCCAGGTTTGATCTGCACCTGAGAGTTCCGGGATACTCTCCTGCCCAGATGAAAGAACGTTTGAATGGTTTAAGTGGCAGGGTGGCAATACTTTTTGGAAGGGAAGATAATGGCTTTGCAAAAGAGGAACTAAAGAAATGTGATATGATCATGACGATTCCCACATCAGATATTTATCCAGTCATGAACCTGTCACACGCTGTAGCTGTTGTTCTTTATGAGTTAAGTGAAATTACAAACGGTGATACTCCACTGGCAGACCCATTTGATATTCAATTACTGTATGAACATCTTACCGAACTTCTTAATGATATTGACTATCCGGAGCATAAGAGGGAAAAGACCGAGCTGATGCTCAGGAGAATATTTGGAAGAGCCTGCCTGCTTCCAAGGGAAGTACAGACACTTCGTGGTATCATTCGCAAGATGCAGAGGCAGTACATCGGTGAAAGCGACTCTGATGATGATGACATTTGA
- a CDS encoding NAD(P)/FAD-dependent oxidoreductase: MGGGSSGAMAAKTCAESGMSVLLLEKEKIPRYKACGGAVSKKAFDLIGKYDELEPFFNLYGARTFTPDLEPLVHKFDDVVSILTFRNSFDEFLIKNAESNGAKIIENEKVVNINQTSEGVEVSTLKNKYLSKILIGADGVNGIVAKSKNMRKNWGKGNSGICVELEIELDDTAIKEYVFDPQLIDFYFIENWGYGWMFPKGNILSVGIGGMRNRVNDPMSSLSTFLHLLSDGKSTKLDEHIVSKKAHLIPAGGVNRVTYSNRVMLVGDAAGFVDPFLGEGIYYAIASGIIAGEVATEAIRSNDCSADFLKEYEKRCDKEFNNDLRFAFKFAKNAYNHLDFFMLCLKSDPILYKNYLLTAKGDYTYKQYFNQCVKRFPITVGKIIYKKYVKI, translated from the coding sequence ATTGGTGGAGGCTCAAGCGGAGCCATGGCTGCAAAAACATGTGCCGAAAGTGGTATGAGTGTATTGCTTCTGGAAAAAGAAAAAATACCACGCTACAAAGCATGTGGTGGAGCGGTTTCTAAAAAAGCATTTGACCTTATAGGGAAATATGATGAACTTGAACCATTTTTTAATTTATATGGAGCCAGAACCTTTACACCAGATCTAGAACCATTGGTCCATAAATTTGATGATGTTGTCTCAATATTGACATTCAGGAATTCATTTGATGAATTCCTAATCAAAAATGCAGAATCAAATGGGGCAAAAATCATAGAAAATGAAAAGGTTGTAAACATCAACCAGACAAGCGAAGGTGTGGAAGTTTCAACTTTAAAAAACAAATATCTTTCAAAAATACTGATTGGTGCAGACGGAGTTAACGGAATTGTTGCCAAAAGTAAAAACATGAGAAAGAATTGGGGCAAAGGCAACTCCGGCATTTGTGTTGAGTTAGAGATCGAACTTGATGATACCGCAATAAAAGAATATGTTTTCGACCCGCAACTTATTGATTTCTATTTTATTGAAAACTGGGGTTATGGTTGGATGTTCCCAAAAGGAAACATACTGTCAGTTGGAATTGGGGGTATGAGAAATAGAGTAAATGACCCAATGAGTTCATTATCCACTTTCTTACATTTGTTATCTGATGGGAAAAGTACCAAACTGGATGAACACATAGTTTCAAAAAAAGCACATTTAATACCTGCCGGTGGAGTAAATAGAGTCACATATAGTAACCGTGTTATGTTAGTGGGTGATGCTGCTGGTTTTGTTGATCCTTTTCTGGGAGAAGGTATTTATTACGCAATTGCCAGTGGAATAATAGCAGGAGAAGTCGCCACTGAAGCAATAAGAAGCAACGATTGTTCAGCCGACTTTTTAAAAGAATATGAAAAAAGATGTGATAAGGAATTCAACAATGACCTGAGATTTGCATTCAAATTTGCAAAGAATGCATATAATCATTTAGATTTCTTCATGCTTTGCCTGAAAAGCGACCCTATTTTGTATAAGAACTATCTGCTGACTGCGAAAGGGGATTACACATATAAACAATATTTTAATCAATGCGTGAAAAGATTCCCTATAACTGTTGGAAAAATAATATACAAAAAATACGTGAAAATATAA
- a CDS encoding FMN-binding glutamate synthase family protein yields the protein MANLRQPNANDATRTFNRSKSVVPMSGICTRCVDGCRGNCEIFKSTFRGREVLYPGPFGEITAGADKNYPVDYSHINIQGYAVGAIGMPDDMVPGPETARFPNVSTETEYGWDKKVKMKVPIFTGALGSTEIARKNWEHFAIGAAISGVTIVCGENVCGIDPGLKRGNDGLVTESPEMDRRIELYKKYHDGYGEMLVQMNVEDTKLGVAEYLSSKHEMDTIELKWGQGAKCIGGEIKVKDLDRAIELKKRGYIVTPDPELASVQEAFKVGAIREFERHSRLGFVTEEGFHAECDRLRDLGFKRITLKTGAYSMAETAMAIKYSSDAKIDLLTYDGAPGGTGMSPWPMMEEWGTPTIYLQSLVQEFADKLTAKGKRVPDLAMAGGFSSEDGIYKALAMGAPYFKAVCMGRGLMIPGMVGKNIGKWLSEDDLPKTVSEFGHRKEEIFVHYEELQERFGADVENIPLGAIGIYSYAEKTRVGLQQLMAGSRRFNLSTLSRKDLMTLTEDAAKVTGISYVMDAYRDIAEEILDG from the coding sequence ATGGCTAACCTTAGGCAACCAAATGCAAATGATGCCACTCGGACCTTTAACAGGTCTAAGAGTGTAGTACCGATGTCAGGAATCTGTACACGTTGTGTGGACGGATGTCGTGGAAATTGCGAAATTTTCAAATCAACATTCAGAGGACGTGAAGTTCTGTACCCTGGACCTTTCGGTGAGATTACAGCAGGCGCAGACAAGAACTATCCTGTTGACTACTCCCACATAAACATACAGGGATACGCAGTCGGTGCAATAGGAATGCCAGACGATATGGTCCCTGGTCCGGAAACTGCAAGATTCCCAAATGTCAGTACTGAGACAGAATACGGATGGGATAAAAAAGTAAAAATGAAGGTACCGATCTTCACCGGAGCATTAGGCTCAACCGAGATTGCAAGGAAGAACTGGGAACACTTCGCAATTGGAGCAGCTATATCAGGCGTAACCATCGTTTGTGGCGAAAATGTTTGTGGTATAGATCCAGGACTTAAAAGAGGCAATGACGGTCTTGTAACAGAATCTCCTGAAATGGACCGTAGAATAGAACTCTACAAAAAATACCATGATGGCTACGGTGAAATGCTCGTTCAGATGAACGTAGAGGACACAAAGTTGGGTGTTGCAGAATACCTTTCCAGCAAGCATGAAATGGACACCATTGAACTCAAATGGGGACAGGGTGCAAAATGTATCGGTGGAGAGATCAAAGTAAAAGACCTTGACCGTGCTATCGAACTTAAGAAAAGAGGTTACATCGTAACACCAGACCCTGAACTTGCATCTGTCCAGGAAGCATTCAAGGTTGGCGCTATCAGAGAATTTGAGAGACATTCCAGACTTGGTTTCGTCACAGAAGAAGGCTTCCACGCAGAATGTGACAGACTCAGAGACCTTGGATTCAAGCGTATTACATTGAAGACCGGTGCTTACTCCATGGCAGAAACTGCAATGGCTATCAAATACAGCTCCGATGCTAAGATAGACCTGCTCACCTATGACGGTGCCCCTGGTGGAACCGGTATGAGCCCATGGCCAATGATGGAAGAATGGGGAACACCAACAATATACCTGCAGTCACTTGTCCAGGAATTCGCAGATAAACTTACTGCAAAGGGCAAGAGAGTACCAGACCTTGCAATGGCTGGTGGATTCTCAAGTGAAGATGGTATCTACAAGGCTCTGGCAATGGGTGCTCCATACTTTAAGGCAGTGTGCATGGGCCGTGGCCTTATGATCCCAGGAATGGTAGGTAAGAACATTGGTAAATGGCTTTCTGAAGATGACCTTCCAAAGACTGTTTCCGAATTCGGACACAGGAAAGAAGAGATCTTTGTACACTACGAAGAACTGCAAGAACGCTTTGGAGCAGACGTAGAAAATATACCACTGGGTGCTATCGGTATATACTCATATGCTGAAAAGACAAGAGTAGGCCTGCAGCAGCTTATGGCTGGTTCCAGAAGGTTCAACCTTTCCACACTCTCACGTAAGGATCTTATGACACTTACGGAAGATGCAGCAAAAGTAACCGGAATCTCTTATGTAATGGATGCCTACAGGGACATCGCAGAAGAGATACTTGACGGATAA